CGGGCGCACGGACGCGAAGCCGAATTGATCGCCGCGACACGCGGCGGCACGGCGGGCACGACCGCGACCGTCTCCGACCGCCTTGCCGAAGGAACGCAGCGTGTCAGCGAAGGCGCGTCGAGCCTCATCGACCGCGCCAAGGAGTGGATCAACGAGCGCGCCGAGCAAGCGCAAGAAGCCAACGAGCAGCGCCGAATTAACAACGCCCTGGGGCGCCCCGTGACGCGGGTCATCCTCGATCCGTCGGACAACATCATTCTCAACGTCGGCGAGATCGTCACGCACAAAGCCGTCGAGATGGCGAGGACGGGCAGTGTCCTCGACATCCTGCTCGACTCCGTCAGCACCGATACCGCTCCCCTCACGCCCGAAGACGTTCGCCCGCATGCCACGGGTACCGCGGCGCTTCAAGTCGAACACGACGAACCCGTGCGGCTCAACGACGACGGCACGCCCCGTCGGGTCTGAGCTTCCCCTTCGAGCCCTCCTTCCCGTTCGAGGAAGGAGGGCTTTTCGAGTCGAGCGGTGGCTTTCGGACGAATTTCAGGTTCGAGCTATACTTGTAAGTAATGCGCCTCAATCGGCTGGAAGTGCGCCGTCTCGCCACCATCGAATCGCTCGACCTCGACCTCGGGGACGGGTTTTGCGCCTTCACGGGCGAGACGGGCGCCGGGAAGAGCATCATCGTGGACGCCCTCGGCTTGTTGATGGGCACGAGAACGAACGCGGACCTCGTTCGAAGCGGCACCGAGGACTTGCTCGTGACAGGTTTTTGGAACGACGAGAGCGCTTCGAGGCGTGTCACGTCCGCCGGGCGGTCCACGACGCGCCTCGAAGGCGAGGTCGTGAGCCTCAAGGAACTTGCCGCTTGGACCTCCGAGCGCCTCACCATCCACTGGCAGCACTCGGCGCAGACCCTGCTCTCCCCCGCCCACCAGCGCGCGATGCTCGACCGTACGCTCGCCGGAAGCGAAGTCGAGGCGTACAAGGAGGCGTTCAAGGCCTGGACGGACGCGCGGTCACGGCTGGACCGTCTCCGAGCGAACGAGCGAGAACGGGCGCGGCAACTCGACCTTCTGGAGTACCAACTTCAGGAAATCGACGCGGTCACCCCGGTCGTCGGCGAGGAGGATCCGCTGAACGCCGAACTCGCCCGCCTCTCGAACCTCGAGACGATCGCGACGGGAGCGGCGGGCGCACTGGAGCTCTTGAGCGAGGCGGACGTCAACGCGGTGTCCCTCGTGACGGACGCCGTGCGCGCCATGACGCAAAGCGCGAAGTACGACGCGAACGTCGCACAACTCTTGGAGGAAGTCAAAGCCGCGCGCGAAGCCCTCAAGGCCGTGGCCGGAGAGCTGGCGTCCGTCGCCGAAGACAGCGCGCCCGATCCCGAAGAGCTCGCCCGCATCGAAAGTCGCCTCGCCGCCTTGTCGAAGCTGCGCACGAAGTACGGCCCGACCCTCGAAGACGTCTTGAAGTACCGAGACGAGGTCTCGGCGCAACTCACCGAGTTGCGCCGAGACGAGCGCGACGCGGGAAGCCTCGACGCGGAAGTCGAGGCGCGTTTGCGCGACGTCCGGAAGCGCGGAGAGGCCCTCTCGAAAGCGCGCGCGAAGATCGCGCCGACGCTCGCTTCCAAGCTGCTGGCAGTCGTTCGCGAGCTCGGGATGCCGCACGCGCGTCTCTCGTTCGCCCTCGCGCCGCTCGACGAGCCTGCTTCGCACGGCGTCGAGAACGTCGAGTTGATGTTCAGCGCCAACCCGGGCGAGCAACTCGGCCACCTCGCCGACGTCGCGTCGGGCGGTGAGTTGTCCCGGGTGATGCTCGCCGTGAGCACCGTGCTCGGAGCGGACACGCCGACCGTGGTGTTCGACGAGGTGGACGCCGGAATCGGGGGAAGCGCCGCCAACGCGGTCGCGGCGCAGCTCGCCGCCCTCGCCGAGCAGCGTCAAGTGCTCGTGGTGACGCACCTCGCTCAGATCGCCGCGCGGGCGAATCATCATTACAAAGTCGAAAAGCACGTCGAGGGCGGGCGCACGGTCACACGTGTTCGCGAACTCGTCGACGACGAGCGCGAAGCGGAGATCGCGCGAATGCTCTCGGGCTCGGACTCCTCGGCGGCGCGTCAGCACGCACGTGAACTGTTGACGGCCCCGCGCTGAGGGAGCGTGAAGAAGACGTTCAGTCGCCCGTCAGTTCCCGCCCGTAAGATGAGCGTCATGAACAAGCGAGCGATCGGCGTCCTGAGCTTGGGAGCCGCCCTGTTGTCGGGCTGCACCATGACGGGACCCAACAACTTCGAGGTGCACGAGGTACTTCTGTACGGCGGCGTTCAGGAGCGCATCGGCTGGGTGTACGGCGACCTGCCCGCCACGACAGGCGCGGCGAGCGGCTCGACGAACGTGAAGCTCGGCGGCAGCGACGTCACGCTGCGCCCGCAAGTCAGCGACGCGCTCGCCGTGACGGGCACGCTGAGCGTTGGTGGGCGCGCGACGTTTCGCGCGCCCACCACGGCCGTCAACCGCGCCGTGACCGTCACGAAAGACTTCATCGGAGACAACTACAGCGTGCAGGTCGGAACGAACGTCGACGCCGTGTTCTTCACGGACGGCCGAACGTGGTTCAAGCTTTCCGACCGTCTCGTCGCCGGAAGCGTCGTGAGCCGCGTGCCCGCCAACGTCGGAACGCTGCGCGGCGCCGGCAGTCTCACGAACGCCGAGGCGGACGCGTTGTCGAGCTCGCTTTTGAGTCAAGGGCCGCTCGCGGTCGCCGTCCTGCCGATCAGCACGCTGCCCGACCGCCCGCTCGACGTGTCGCCAGCACCGCGCACCTACCTGCGCACCGGCCTCTTCGTGCAACCGGGCCTCGCGACCGCCATCGCGCCGACGCCCGCCGCTCCTTCCAATTCGAATCCGAGTGTGACCGTGACCGAGTACACCCGAGGCGCCAACAGCATCTTCTCCAGCCCGAACGCCAGCGTCTTCGTGTCGCGCACCGCCACCGACTTGGCGGCGCGCCTCGCCGTGGCCTTCGGCAATCAAACGAACCCGCCGAACTTGCCGAGCGTCGACTTCGCCCGAGAAACGATCGTCACGTTCTTCTTGGGGCAAAGGCCGACCGGAGGGTACGGCGTCAGCCTCGTCTCGGCGCGCGCGAGCGGCAGCACCCTCACCGTGACGGTGCGCGTCACCGCCCCGGGTCCCGGCGCCATCACCTCGCAAGTCATCACCAGTCCGTTCCTCTTGGTGCGGGCCAGCGGTCTGTTCGACCGCGTGGTCGTGCAGGACACGAACGGCACCGTGCTGGCCCAAAGCAACTGAACATCGACTTCGCCGAGCGGGAGGTTCTCGCTCGGACATGAACGGGCGGTTCGCGAGGAGCGACCGCCCGTTCGAATTACGCGCTCAGGATTTCGCAGCCAGCGGGAGTCACGACGATGGTGTGCTCAAATTGGGCGCTGGGCTTGCCGTCGGCGGTCACGACCGTCCAGCCGTCGCCCAGAAGGCGCGTGTCGGGCTTGCCGAGGTTGATCATCGGCTCGACCGTGAACACCATGCCCGCTTGCAGCTTGAGGCCGGTGCCGGGCTTGCCGTAATGCAGCACCGTCGGTTCTTCGTGCAGACGACGTCCGACGCCGTGCCCGGTGTATTCGCGCACCACGCTGAATCCACGCGGTTCGGCGGTGCTTTGAATGGCGTGCCCGATGTCACCGAGACGCGATCCGGCCTTGACGGTCTCGAGCGCGGCGTTGAGGCAGTCGCGGGTCGTGTCGACGAGCTTGCGAACATCGGGGCGGACGTTGCCGACCGTGTACGTGTAGCAGGCGTCACCGTAGAAACCGCCCAGCTTCACGCCGATATCGACGCCGATGATGTCACCTTCGCGAAGTCGACGGCCGTCGGGAATGCCGTGGCAGATGACCTCGTTCACCGACGCGCAGATGGTGCCGGGAAAAGGAGTGTGGCCGTGCGGCGCGTAGCCCTTGTACGCGGGTTCGGCCCCGTGCGAGCGAATGAACTCCTCGGCGAGTCGGTCGAGTTCGACGAGGGTGACGCCAGGCTTGACGTAAGGCTCGAGGACCACGAACGTCTGCGCGACGAGCGCGTTCGCTTTACGAAGCGCCTCGATTTCCTTGGGGTTCTTGAGGGCGACGCGAGTCATACCGGACAAGGCTATCATCAACGCCCGCTGGACACCGAGAAGGCGTACACGGTGGTCGACTCGAACACTTCGCCCGGCCGTAGGACCGTGGAGGGAAAGCGAGGCTGGTTCGGCGTGTCGGGAAAGTGCTGCGTTTCCAAGCACAGCGCCCAGCGATGCTCGTACACCCGCCCGTCCTTTCCGTGAACGCTGCCGTCGAGGAAATTTCCGGAGTAGAACTGGACTCCCGGCTGTGTCGTGGCGACGTCCATGACGCGGCCCGAGGCGGAATCGAACAGGCGCGCGACATGAGCCAGGGCGCGCGGACGCTCAGCGAGCACGAAGTTATGATCGTAGCCTCCCGCGAAGCGCAACTGCTCGTCGTCGTCGTTCACGCGTTCACCGATTTTGCGAGGCGTGCGGAAATCGAAGGGCGTGCCGTCCACCTTCTGAAAGTCACCGGTCGGGATGAGGGTCTCGTCGATCGGCGTGATCGCTTCGGCGGCGATGGTGAGTTCGTGGTCGAGAACGTCGCGGCTCGCGTCGCCCGTCAAGTTGAAGTACGAGTGGTTGGTGAGGTTGACGATCGTCGGGGCGCTCGTCGTCGCGCGGTAGTGAAGGCGCAGTTCGTTCGCGGTCGTCAGAGTGTACGTGACGACCGCCGTAAGGGTGCCGGGATAGCCTTCCTCGCCGTCCGGGGAGACGTACGTGAGGCGCACGCTCGGCTCGTCACCGTCGATCGGCTCGGCTTGCCATACGACTTGATCGAATCCGCCCGGACCGCCGTGCAAGGAATTCGGGCCGTTGTTCACGGGCAACTGGTACGTCTGACCGTCGAGTTCGAAGCGGCCCCGCGCGATGCGGTTGGCGTGCCGTCCGATCAGCGCTCCGAAGTAAGGTGACTGCGCCCGCCCGAGGTACGGCTTCAACGTGTCGTGTCCGAGGACGACGTCGCCCGGCGTTCCCTCTCGGTCGGGGGTGAGCAGGTGGGTGACGATGCCTCCGAAATTCGTGATGCGCGCTTCGAGACCCGACGGCGTGCGCAGCGTGAAAATGGAGACAGACGTTCCCGCGTCCGTCTCCCCCCAAGGTTGCTGTTCGATGCTCATTGGCGAATCAAACCTCATGAACGCGCTCACTGTCCAGAGGGGAAGCGCGTCATGAGTGGCGCAAACGTCGCCTCACATCCTCGACGTCGGCGAGCCACGCGCCGAAGTCGTCGCCTTCGGCCGCCCACAAGTCTCGCACGTCGGAGTTCGCGGCCGTGACGCGTTCGAGGGCGTCGAGCGCGAGGCTTCGCAGATCGTCGGACACTTGCAGCGGCAAGGACGACAGCGCGGCGCGGCGCTCCATCGGCACGCGTGACCAGTCGCCGGTCACGTACACGGCCACGAGTTCCGCCGCCGCGACCGCCCGCATGCCCTCGGGCACTTCGAGGAAGTCGTCCTCGTCCACGGCGATCTCGAGCGCTTCCCATACGGCGACCGGCCCGTCATTCAGCACCTCTGCGAGGTAGCGAGTCGCCTCGTCGTTTTCGAAGACCCCGGTTCCCCACGCCGCCATCAGCTCTTCACCTGCTCTCCGCGGCCGTACGTGCGCTCGACGTACGTTTCGAGAAGCTCTTGGAAATCCTCGGCGATGCGCGGGCCTCGCAACGTCGTGAGCAGTTGACCATCTTGGTACACGGGCGCGCGCGGATCTTCGCCCGTGCCGGGCAGCGAGATGCCGATGTTCGCGTGCTTGCTTTCGCCGGGACCGTTGACGACGCAGCCCATCACGGCGACCTGCATCGCCTCCACGCCGGGGTACTTGAGCTTCCACTCGGGCATGGAGTCGCCGATGTACCTTTGAATCTTTTGCGCGAGTTCCTGAAAGAAGGTGCTCGTCGTGCGGCCGCAGCCCGGGCAGGCCGTGACTTGAGGCAGGAACTGCCGAATGCCCATGGACTGCAAAATTTGTTGCGCGACTTCCACTTCGAGCTTGCGAGGCGCGCCGGGCTCGGGCGTGAGAGACACGCGAATGGTGTCGCCGATACCTTCGAGCAGCAAGGGCGCGAGGGCCGCGCTGCTCGCCACGATGCCCTTCATGCCCATGCCGGCTTCCGTGAGGCCGAGGTGCAGAGGGTAGTCGCACAAGGCGGCGAGCTTGCGGTACACGGACCACAGTTCGGGAGCGCTCGACACCTTGGCGGAAATCAGGATCTTGTCGTGTCCGAGGCCGAGCGACTCGGCGTACTCGGCGCTCTCCAAGGCGGACGCGATCATCGCGTCGATCATGACGTCCGTGCCGCTTCTCGGCGTCGCGCTGCGAGCGTTCTCGTCCATCATGCGCGCGAGGACCGTTTGGTCGAGGCTGCCCCAATTCACGCCGATTCGAACGGGCTTCGCGTACTCCTTGGCGACCTCGATCATCGTCGCGAAGTTCTTGTCGTGATGCTGACCCGCGCCGACGTTTCCGGGATTGATGCGGTACTTCGCGAGTAATCTCGCCGTCTCGGGAAACTCGCGCAGGAGGATGTGGCCGTTGTAGTGGAAGTCGCCGACGATGGGCGTGCTCAAGCCCACGTCGGCGAGTCGCCGCACGATGTCGGGAATGGCCGCCGCCGCCGCCTTGTTGTTCACGGTGACGCGCACGACTTCCGAACCCGCGCGGGCCAGCTGGGCGATCTGAATGGCGGTCGCCTCGGCGTTGGCGGTGTCGGTGTTCGTCATGGACTGCACCATGACCGGATGATCCGAGCCCACGGGCACGGTTCCCACCCAAGCCGTCACGGTTTTGCGACGAGGAATCATGTGCCCAGTCTAGCGACGAAGGCAGAAGCGGGATAGCGTGAAACGTCCCGAACGAACCATGTCTCGGCGCCCGGTCCTCTTGACGCCATGTCGGAAGCGGAGGCCTCGAACGCGCCCCGCTCGACCTCGAAGCCGAGCAGGGTCGCCGCGCTCGACCCTGCCGGGCACGAGGCGCACGAATCCGCGCGCCGGTACGCCCTTGAAACGTTCGAAGTGTGCTCGAAAGGGCGACGAGTTCCCGACGAGGCGGCGAGTTCGAAGGGCTTCTCGCAGAAGCGTGGCCGATTCCTGACGCTTGTTCGTCGCCTCCGGCCGAGAAGGTTCCCCTTTCGCGCCAGCCCCTTCCCGTCAGTCGTTCAGCACCGGATTCACGGCGAACGTCAGTTGCGCGCCCGGTTTCACGTAGACGCACTTCACGAAGACGAGGCGCGTCCGGACGATGACGTGCTCGAATCCGGCAGGCAAGTCCGAGCGGCGCGCGTTCAGCAAGCAACCCTGGTACAGCTCGGGCAGTTCGTCGGGACCGCCGACGGTCTTCACGAGGTCGCGGACGATCTTGGCGACCGCACGGACATCGGTCTTCGAGCTGATCCACACGTCGAGCGACGCCGCGAGGACGGGCGCCGTCCTCGCCTGGTTCGTGTCGGGGCGGGCCTGCTTCGGGTAGCGAAAGAGCTTGGCCGTCACGCCGGGGACGTTCAAGGTGTGCGTGTAGATGTACGCGGGACTTTCACCACGCGTCAGGACGGCGGGCGAGCAGTCATACGTCTTGCAGAACGAGGTCGAGGAGAGGTTGGCGGAGGAACCGAAAAAAGCCGATGTGGGCGTGCCGAGCGCGAGCAGGGAAAGGGCGGAGAGAAGGTGCATCGAGGCAAGCTAGCGCCGCCTCGTTACGCTGCCCTGAAGCGGCAGGTGTCCCGCCACGCGAGCTCAACGAGAAGCTGAGTTGCTGTGCTCCTTCCGTCACGGTAGCTCGCCGTGCCCCCCGTGTCCTTGATCCAGCGGTGCTCGTCGGGCGGAACAGCTCGAGCGGTGAGGGGGCCGCCGATTCAGTCGGTCGTCTTCGTCAAGGCGGCGAGGGCGGCTGTCACGCCGCCCCGGACGATCATTCGAGTTCGGTCAAATCGATTCCAGCGGCTTCGCGTTTCCCTGCACGAAGCGCTCGACGCCGCTCGGCGCGGCCCACTTCGCGGCGTTCACCAACACTCGTCGTACGTCCGGAAGGTGATACGTCGGGTACGTTTCGTGTCCGGGGCGGAAGTAGAAGATTTTGCCTTTGCCGCGCGTCCACGTGCAACCCGATCGAAAGACCTCGCCGCCGCTGAACCAGCTCACGAACACGAGTTCTTCGGGGGCGGGCACGTCGAAGAACTCGCCATACATCTCCTCTCGCTCGATCTCCACGAATTCGTGCAGCCCCGTCACGATCGGATGGTGCGGCGCGACGATCCACAGGCGTTCCTTGTCGTTCGCCTCGCGCCACTTCAACATGCAGCCCGTCCCCATGAGGCGTCGGAACGGCTTGGCCATGTGCGCGGAGTGCAGGGGCACGAAGCCCATGCCGTCGTACACGCGCTTCACGACGCGGTCGACGATTTCGTCCTTCACTTCCTCGTGCGCGAGGTGTCCCCACCACACGACGACTTGCGCCCACGCGAGCGCTTCCTCCGTCAGGCCGTGTTCGTCGTCGTCGAGGGTGGCGGTGCGAACGTCGCATCCACCTTCGCGCAGCGCGGACGCGACCGCGCCGTGAATGCCGTCGGGGTACAGCTCGTCGACTTTCGGATTCTTGCGTTCGTGGCGATGTTCGTTCCAGACGAGAACGCGGACGGGCTGAGTCATATCTTGGGTCATACGAGAACCTCCGAGGATGGCGAGAGGAATTCCGAGAGGTCGACCGTTCGGTCTTCCTGGGCGCTTTTGACGGCGGCAAGCGACAACGCGAGGCTGGCGAGGTTGTCGCGGCCCGACGTCTCGGGTTCGCGGCCTGTCCGGATGGCGTGGACGAAGTCGGCGAGGGTTCCGGCACGGTCGAGGTGCGGCACGGCGGGCAAGCGGACGGCGCGGGCGTTGCCTTTCAGCCCGCGCACCGCGACGCGTTCGGGCTTGGCAGGATCGTCTCCGCGGCTGGACCACGCGATCTCGCCGTTGGAAAAGTCCATCTTCCACTCGCCCGCCCACGGCGTCACGGGGCCCGACGACGCCCAGCTTCCTCGGTAGTCGACCATCACGCCGCCTTCGAACTCGATGGTGAGGTAAGCGGCGGCGGGATCCTTGTAAGGACTCCACGGCGGGTTGAAGGCGTGGCAGCGGATTCGCAGCGGTTCGCGCCCGAGGACCATGCGAAGCAGGTCGAAGTGGTGAATCGCCATGTCGACGAGCAAGGGTTGCGGCCACGTGTGGTGTCCCGCGCCCGTTGGCAGCGTGCGGGCGAAGTCGCGGCGGAAGTCTATTTCGACGGTGCCGATCGTCCCGACGCGCTCCTCGTTCACGAGACGCTGAACGAACCTCGGAGCCGGATGATGTCGGTAGTTCTGGCTGACCGCCAGCACCTTGCTGGCGGTACGGGCGGCGTCGACGGCGCTTCTCGCTTCGCGCAGCGTCATCGCGAACGGCTTTTCGACGAGGACGTGCAAGCCCGCGCTGAGCGCTTCGACAGCGACAGGCACGTGTCCGGCGACGCTTGTCGTGACGAGGGCCGCGTCGGCCTCGACGGCGTTCAAGGCGTCGCTCAGAGACGGAAAGCACGCCCCTTCGTGCGCACCTTCCTTGACGGCGGCGGCGAGAGACTCGGGATAGGGGTCGACCCACGCGACAGGCGTCACGTCGGGAGACGATTGCAAAACGCGCATCCAACTGCGGCCCCATCCGCCCGTGCCGACGTGGACGAGGCGCAAAGGCGAATGGGCCGACGGTGTTTCGCTCATGAAGGCTCCTTGGTCAGGGCGACGTTGATCACGGAACGGCGGTGGAACGACGGGCGTCGGGAACGCAGAGTCATCCTAACCTTTGTCGCGCGCGCCCTCGCACCGTTCTGCTAGAATGCGACGTTGATTCTGAAGAACGTCGCCTTCCTTCTGCCTCCGGCGTATCAGAAACCCAGGGAGAATCTCGCTTGAACAACATCATCGTGCGCGGCGCGCGGGAGCACAACCTCAAGAACATCACGGTCGAGCTGCCCCGCAATCAATTCGTCGTCATCACGGGCGTCTCGGGCTCGGGAAAGTCGACGCTCGCCTTCGACACCATCTACGCCGAAGGGCAGCGGCGCTACGTCGAGAGCCTCTCGGCGTACGCACGCCAGTTCCTCGGCCTCATGGAAAAGCCGGACGTCGACAGCATCGAGGGCCTCTCGCCCGCCATTTCCATCGATCAAAAGACGACGTCTCACAACCCGAGGTCCACGGTCGGGACGGTCACGGAGATCCACGACTACCTGCGCCTGCTCTACGCGCGGGTCGGCACGCCTTACTGCCCGATTTGCGGACGTAAAATCGAGCGGCAATCTCCGAGCGAGATCACCGACAAACTCTTGACCACCTTCACGGACGCGCGGGCCATTCTGCTCGCTCCGGTCGTGCGGGGCCGCAAGGGCGAGTACCGCAAGGTCCTCGGGGATCTCAAGCGTGAAGGCTTCGCGCGGGCGCGCGTGGACGGCATCATCTACGACCTCGACGAGGCCGAGAAGCTCAAGCTCGAAAAGTTCGAGAAGCACGACATCGACGTCGTCGTGGATCGCCTCGCGCTTCGCGAAAGCGACCGGGGTCGCATCGCCGAGAGCGTCGAGTTGGGCTTGCGGCGCGGCGAAGGTCTGCTGCGGGTTCTGCTGCCCGACACGAACCACGAGGAACTCTACT
This genomic window from Deinococcus yavapaiensis KR-236 contains:
- a CDS encoding ThuA domain-containing protein; its protein translation is MTQDMTQPVRVLVWNEHRHERKNPKVDELYPDGIHGAVASALREGGCDVRTATLDDDEHGLTEEALAWAQVVVWWGHLAHEEVKDEIVDRVVKRVYDGMGFVPLHSAHMAKPFRRLMGTGCMLKWREANDKERLWIVAPHHPIVTGLHEFVEIEREEMYGEFFDVPAPEELVFVSWFSGGEVFRSGCTWTRGKGKIFYFRPGHETYPTYHLPDVRRVLVNAAKWAAPSGVERFVQGNAKPLESI
- a CDS encoding Gfo/Idh/MocA family protein, with the translated sequence MSETPSAHSPLRLVHVGTGGWGRSWMRVLQSSPDVTPVAWVDPYPESLAAAVKEGAHEGACFPSLSDALNAVEADAALVTTSVAGHVPVAVEALSAGLHVLVEKPFAMTLREARSAVDAARTASKVLAVSQNYRHHPAPRFVQRLVNEERVGTIGTVEIDFRRDFARTLPTGAGHHTWPQPLLVDMAIHHFDLLRMVLGREPLRIRCHAFNPPWSPYKDPAAAYLTIEFEGGVMVDYRGSWASSGPVTPWAGEWKMDFSNGEIAWSSRGDDPAKPERVAVRGLKGNARAVRLPAVPHLDRAGTLADFVHAIRTGREPETSGRDNLASLALSLAAVKSAQEDRTVDLSEFLSPSSEVLV
- the map gene encoding type I methionyl aminopeptidase, whose amino-acid sequence is MTRVALKNPKEIEALRKANALVAQTFVVLEPYVKPGVTLVELDRLAEEFIRSHGAEPAYKGYAPHGHTPFPGTICASVNEVICHGIPDGRRLREGDIIGVDIGVKLGGFYGDACYTYTVGNVRPDVRKLVDTTRDCLNAALETVKAGSRLGDIGHAIQSTAEPRGFSVVREYTGHGVGRRLHEEPTVLHYGKPGTGLKLQAGMVFTVEPMINLGKPDTRLLGDGWTVVTADGKPSAQFEHTIVVTPAGCEILSA
- a CDS encoding DNA repair protein RecN encodes the protein MRLNRLEVRRLATIESLDLDLGDGFCAFTGETGAGKSIIVDALGLLMGTRTNADLVRSGTEDLLVTGFWNDESASRRVTSAGRSTTRLEGEVVSLKELAAWTSERLTIHWQHSAQTLLSPAHQRAMLDRTLAGSEVEAYKEAFKAWTDARSRLDRLRANERERARQLDLLEYQLQEIDAVTPVVGEEDPLNAELARLSNLETIATGAAGALELLSEADVNAVSLVTDAVRAMTQSAKYDANVAQLLEEVKAAREALKAVAGELASVAEDSAPDPEELARIESRLAALSKLRTKYGPTLEDVLKYRDEVSAQLTELRRDERDAGSLDAEVEARLRDVRKRGEALSKARAKIAPTLASKLLAVVRELGMPHARLSFALAPLDEPASHGVENVELMFSANPGEQLGHLADVASGGELSRVMLAVSTVLGADTPTVVFDEVDAGIGGSAANAVAAQLAALAEQRQVLVVTHLAQIAARANHHYKVEKHVEGGRTVTRVRELVDDEREAEIARMLSGSDSSAARQHARELLTAPR
- a CDS encoding DUF4259 domain-containing protein, with the protein product MAAWGTGVFENDEATRYLAEVLNDGPVAVWEALEIAVDEDDFLEVPEGMRAVAAAELVAVYVTGDWSRVPMERRAALSSLPLQVSDDLRSLALDALERVTAANSDVRDLWAAEGDDFGAWLADVEDVRRRLRHS
- a CDS encoding protease complex subunit PrcB family protein, with amino-acid sequence MNKRAIGVLSLGAALLSGCTMTGPNNFEVHEVLLYGGVQERIGWVYGDLPATTGAASGSTNVKLGGSDVTLRPQVSDALAVTGTLSVGGRATFRAPTTAVNRAVTVTKDFIGDNYSVQVGTNVDAVFFTDGRTWFKLSDRLVAGSVVSRVPANVGTLRGAGSLTNAEADALSSSLLSQGPLAVAVLPISTLPDRPLDVSPAPRTYLRTGLFVQPGLATAIAPTPAAPSNSNPSVTVTEYTRGANSIFSSPNASVFVSRTATDLAARLAVAFGNQTNPPNLPSVDFARETIVTFFLGQRPTGGYGVSLVSARASGSTLTVTVRVTAPGPGAITSQVITSPFLLVRASGLFDRVVVQDTNGTVLAQSN
- a CDS encoding aldose epimerase family protein; the encoded protein is MSIEQQPWGETDAGTSVSIFTLRTPSGLEARITNFGGIVTHLLTPDREGTPGDVVLGHDTLKPYLGRAQSPYFGALIGRHANRIARGRFELDGQTYQLPVNNGPNSLHGGPGGFDQVVWQAEPIDGDEPSVRLTYVSPDGEEGYPGTLTAVVTYTLTTANELRLHYRATTSAPTIVNLTNHSYFNLTGDASRDVLDHELTIAAEAITPIDETLIPTGDFQKVDGTPFDFRTPRKIGERVNDDDEQLRFAGGYDHNFVLAERPRALAHVARLFDSASGRVMDVATTQPGVQFYSGNFLDGSVHGKDGRVYEHRWALCLETQHFPDTPNQPRFPSTVLRPGEVFESTTVYAFSVSSGR
- the ispG gene encoding flavodoxin-dependent (E)-4-hydroxy-3-methylbut-2-enyl-diphosphate synthase, with the protein product MIPRRKTVTAWVGTVPVGSDHPVMVQSMTNTDTANAEATAIQIAQLARAGSEVVRVTVNNKAAAAAIPDIVRRLADVGLSTPIVGDFHYNGHILLREFPETARLLAKYRINPGNVGAGQHHDKNFATMIEVAKEYAKPVRIGVNWGSLDQTVLARMMDENARSATPRSGTDVMIDAMIASALESAEYAESLGLGHDKILISAKVSSAPELWSVYRKLAALCDYPLHLGLTEAGMGMKGIVASSAALAPLLLEGIGDTIRVSLTPEPGAPRKLEVEVAQQILQSMGIRQFLPQVTACPGCGRTTSTFFQELAQKIQRYIGDSMPEWKLKYPGVEAMQVAVMGCVVNGPGESKHANIGISLPGTGEDPRAPVYQDGQLLTTLRGPRIAEDFQELLETYVERTYGRGEQVKS